A window of Gossypium hirsutum isolate 1008001.06 chromosome D13, Gossypium_hirsutum_v2.1, whole genome shotgun sequence genomic DNA:
ATGAAGTCGAGAAAAAGGGTTCCAATGAAGGTATGGTTAACTGCTCAAAGATCAACAGGTCTCCTTGTGGGTGGAAATCACACATCCTCCAGGTTTTGCACTCGCTAAATTTGGTTTCTTGCTATGTGTTGGCTTCAAATTTCTCTTGGTTTCTCATATTTTGATATTGGATCTTCCTTACTAAGAGTTTCAAAGTGTTAAAAAAGACAATGGATTTTAAGACCTTTAACTTGATGATATTTCATGGGTCTTTAGGGAGGCGTGTGCTTTTACGCGCTCTCATGGTTGCTGCTGCTTTGTCGGTTGTTCCTTTGCTGCAAATCATCTCTGGTGCCGGTCCAGATATATTGTATACCCTTTCTGCTTCGGCAAGCTGTGCCATTGGAACCGGTTCTCCAACCTCAACTATATTCCCTGGCAAATTTTTGTTCTCCAAAGTTTGGAGATCATTTGGACCGGTTCAATGCGAGGAAAACAAGAACTTGACAACCAGCGTGGTTAAAGAGCTAATGGAAAAGCAAATTTTGAGTTACAATGCAAAAGCTCCTTGTGTGGGTGAAGGCTCAATGTCAGCTGTTAGGGCATTGAAAGACTTGGGATTCAGTGATGTTACTGGGGCCTATAGGCACCCTTGTTTCTCTCTGAAGCATAAGAAATTTGTTTATGAGCTTGATTATGAGGACAATTCTTATGATTTTGTGATATCTAGGGACTTAGATAAGGTTTCAGCCCCTGCTATGCTGGTGCTTGAGGTTGAACGTGTTCTTACTCCTGGTGGGATAGGGTCCATGCTTGTTGGTCGTAGTGGTAGCTTGATCAGGTCTGTAACTCCAGTTTCTTCCTTATTGAAAGCTTCCAGTGTTGTTCATGTTGATTATGTGAATGGCTTCGCATTGATTGTATTCAAGAAGAAACTCAAAAACGGCACTTACTTCGAGCAATATCGGCTACCAGCCGATTGTCGGTCTATGGCAAACACCAAACCTATGTTGGATAACATTGAGCCTCTTTTGGAGAAGAGGCCAGTTGGATTTGAGAAAACTATTGCTTATTTGCCTGAATTTGTTAAACATTTCTCATAAGCAACGTTTGGTGTATATTGATGTTGGGGCAAGTGAGCATTTGAACTCTAACGTTACAGATTGGTTCTTGCCATCTTATCCCGTGGATCGAAAAGCATTCCATGTTTATTTCATCGATCACAATACTTCAGTGATGCTATCCTATGTCAACAAGCCTGGTATCAACTTTGTTTATTATCCTAGCCTTGCTGGAAATAGAGCTACATCCAATTCTAAGGCTTCCATTGGTTCTGATGATTCCGATCCGTATGTTGAAGACGAAGGATTCGACTTCCTTCTTTGGATTAAAGAAACGGTGCAAAATGCAGACTGTGTGGTTCTGAAGATGAATGCAGGGGAAGTGGAGTTGAAAATTCTCTCAGATTTGTTTGAAAGTGGAACCATATGCTCCATTGATGAGTTATTCCTGCACTGTTCCAACCGAGCGGTGAACAGAGATTGGATGGATCTCTTCAAGTCCCTTAGAGGAACTGGTGTTTATGTCCATCAATGGTGGGGAGATCAGTGACCACCATTGCCATGGTGGGACTCTGTTTCAGATTAACTGTCTTGTTTGAGTCATGAGTCAGTCTATGTATCCTTATGGTGGTTGAGCATTATAGCTATAAAATAAGCAACCACTAGGGTCTCTACTTTCCTTAATAAAAAGTTCGCAAATTATTTGTGTGCTTATTGCTTAATTaccctcttttgttttcttcatgttagttcctttcttttttcctttttgtgtGTTGCATGTGGACTTTTTGCAGTAAAGTGCTATAACATAATTGCAGTACAAAGCCAAAGTGAAAAATGATTTAAGAGATGAAGATGACGTTAGGCAATATTACCAATATCCCATTTACACTTTCAACATAAAAGTTACAAagcttttaaatatatatttgatttcctTCTTTTATGgaaagagaatatatatatacaaaattacaagaaaaatattatatacaaaatttacaatttacatTGCTGATTCAaggaatggtttttttttttttctcaacctCTCATGGATGAAGCAGTTCAATGGAACCACCATAGTTCTAACAAAAGTCAATGAAAGCATTCCTTAGATAGCTATGAAATCTAAAAAGAATTCAAATGGTATATTATGCAAGGTCATCATATTCCTCTGCAACATCTTCAAAAATGGTTTCCAAACCTGGAGAAGATGAAGGCTTTTCAGGGTAAATGATGGGGGCTGGTGCTACTTCCATCCAGGAACTCCTTTGCCTGCTTTCCTTAGCCATTGAAAGTCTTTAATGAAGGGTCAATTGATTAAAAGAAGGGTTAAAACAATGAAATACCTCTCTTCCTCCTAATCCAAAGAAGAAGAGAGATGTTAAAAAAATCTGGGGAAGACCTTCAAAAAACACAATACCCTTCTGATTTTTAAGGTTCTAAAGAGAGAACCAAGGGATCAATTGAGATTTGTGAAGAATGAAACAGCTTTAAATAGACAGCTTAAACAGAGTAGTTGAGTCATAGATCAAATATAGAAGAGTCCCCGAAAACCAAGGACGAGAGCAAtgaaattatttcaccaaaattggtATTCTACCAGATCAACAACAAACGCTGATTCCAAGGTAATTTTTAGCAGTCAaacccaaaaatagaaaaaaaattgacttCAAGATGATCAATCTAGCTAGTTGAATTGCATGCTAGATGTCAATCTAAGCAAATACCACATTGAAACCAATGAAATAAACATCATCAATACCCCTTAGATTATCAATTTCTAAAAGAATTTATAGGTATTAATATCAAAAACAGAAGCAAGGTAAATGCAGTTGAAAAATGCattcatcaaaattgaaaatttcatccaAGTATGAAGTTCCACAATAAGCAAAATTCAGAACATAGGCTCACCAGCTAGACAATTTCCTTAATCATTAAACCCCCTAGGAAACTTAatc
This region includes:
- the LOC121225467 gene encoding uncharacterized protein, with amino-acid sequence MGSYKQERSKLVAGPSISEDETGSMDRQRLETSYTCHVIPTTRHRSIFLLVGPTHYLAELLMGGSEEILLEMKSRKRVPMKVWLTAQRSTGRRVLLRALMVAAALSVVPLLQIISGAGPDILYTLSASASCAIGTGSPTSTIFPGKFLFSKVWRSFGPVQCEENKNLTTSVVKELMEKQILSYNAKAPCVGEGSMSAVRALKDLGFSDVTGAYRHPCFSLKHKKFVYELDYEDNSYDFVISRDLDKVSAPAMLVLEVERVLTPGGIGSMLVGRSGSLIRSVTPVSSLLKASSVVHVDYVNGFALIVFKKKLKNGTYFEQYRLPADCRSMANTKPMLDNIEPLLEKRPQRLVYIDVGASEHLNSNVTDWFLPSYPVDRKAFHVYFIDHNTSVMLSYVNKPGINFVYYPSLAGNRATSNSKASIGSDDSDPYVEDEGFDFLLWIKETVQNADCVVLKMNAGEVELKILSDLFESGTICSIDELFLHCSNRAVNRDWMDLFKSLRGTGVYVHQWWGDQ